The genomic region ACTGACAATCAATGGgcaagtatatactgtatatggctgAAGCACAACACAATGTTCTGTGTCTGACAATGGAAGGACAAGGAATTGGACGGGGTCAACagccagagagaagaagaagaggaagaggagtgaggCTGTGTGGTGAAGGAGTTAGGAGGCAAAACCGAGGAAGAGGCCGAAGACATGTACGTGTTCCTGATGAGATAAGAGCCACACTTGTAGACCATGTTGTCAACCATGGGCTCACAATGGCTGAGGCTGGTAGAAGGGTGCAGTCAAATGTTGGgagaattgaaaatgaaaattcttGTAATTCATAAAactcattttgtgtcttctgtATATAGCGTATGATGGAACTGGAAGCAAGTGAACAGCCGCACAGCTTCATCTACATGGATGAGACTGGCTTCAACCTAACAAAATGTAGAAGGCGTGGCCGAAATATCATCGGCCACAGGGCTACAGTTGATGTGCCAGGCCAACGGGGCGGGAACATAACCATGGGTGCTGCCATCTGTGACAATGGTGTGCTTACTCATATTCCCATAATAGGTCCATAAAACACAGGACATCTTATAACCTTTCTAGAAACTCTCTACAGAGATCTCATCCCTGAAGAAGAGAGGGGTCAGAGTGGAGATCACCTGCCAACGTATGTGATAGTTTGggacaatgtgagttttcaTCACTCCAACATCATCAGGCAATGGTTTGCAGCCCACAACAGGATGCGGATGGAGTTCATTTCACCCTACTCTCCATTCCTTAACCCTATTGAGGAATTTTTCTCAGCATGGAGATGGAAAGTTTCTGATCGCCAGCCACATACACAAATGACCCTCCTGGCTGCCATGGATGCAAcgtgtgatgacatcacagcagacgCCTGCAGAGGCTGGATAAGACACTCTAAAATATTCTTTCCACGCTGCATTGCAAGAGAGGATATTCGCTGTGATGTGGATGAGAATTTGTGGCCTAACATACAGGAACGACAAGAGGTGTAGGAAGACCACACCAATTCCTACTGCACTGCCTGTACTGTTGTACAGAATATTGTcctatcttttttttccctttgtgttactgtttgcaGTGGGTTTTTTCTATGTTGGTATGACATGGTCTGTCAAcaaattacagtataaacaataaaagtgtaaatgtgaatcttgTCCAGTCTCttgcaatcaaacaaaaaggtgtaacttacattttacaataattgtcATCAGAACTTTAGCCATAGTTTACATCAGAACCTCCCTCTAAAGTACAGTTATATTGACAACATGACTAAGTCATTTGACTGTCTTGTTCGTAGACAATGACACAAGGACTTGACATTCTGATGGCACTGACATGTTCACTGACATAAAGACTTAGTTTTGAGAGATGAACTAAAGATTTTGAGCAAGTTACAGGCTTTTGCAAGAAATCCatagtgttttgctgtttgtacaaattggtttgagaaatgcacacacatatttgcaaacttcaattctgatctgagaattgtactaaagcgactgagaaaaactgtaatcatgattcttacacattGACTTTAAAGGAggtaataatttaaatacaagtCCATTATTAATCTACTATGTTCAGTTTGTTCATAGTCTCGTCTGTGTGACATGGACAAACGTTCTTGTCCTTGAAGGCCAGTTTCTTGTTCTTTGGACATGAGACGAGTCTGCCTGTTTAAAAGCTGCCTATTTAATCATTGACTGAATTAAATACTTTAACAGATGGTTTAACTTTGTGTACTCAGTCAGCTCCTTCCCGCCATCTACAggtgaaaacaacaaaccaacacGCTGCCGCTGAAGTACTGTAGGAAGGAAGTGGGTCAAACTGCTTTGACCAAAAGTGTTGATCTCACATCACCAAGTGGTACGATGGCCCGAACATGTcttcatctgctgctctgtaagTCCAACCTGTATCACTGGAATAATCCtgttaattatatattttatattaagcttttattgattatttgtcTCACCTAATTTTATTATTCCTAAGGTTTCAGTCGATTTAGTTTTTCCTGTGTGAAGATGTTTGTATTTAGGTTCATGAGTAAAACATTTGGCATTTACACATAAATATCTATGTGTAGTCGACAGCGTCCTACGTAGTAGTCATGTGTACGTTGTCAGGTGGGTGAGTTAGGTGAATCCTGTGAGACTGATCAAACAATAACTGTCTACATGACTAAACCAGGTTTTATCTGTGAAactgtttgttgttaaaaagtgTAAATCAACGTGAAACCAGAGAGATGTCGATGGTAACAACTTAATTATGAAATAACTCTCATTTGTCTTTAGTTGTTATCTCACTGCTGAGCTGCACAATGAACCAAGGTCAGTGAACGTCTTCATGCTGTAAAGAGTCACTCTACAGTTGTGGAGTTAGAAAGGTGTTTGACTATAACACATGTAATCATATCTACAGGCAGGATAAGAAACATACATTTCATGGTCACACCTTCACAACTGAACATGCAAACTAGACAATAAACTTAATAACTATTCAGCACAAAACCATTAAAGAGGCACTACAGCCCTTTTTGACTGAAGCCTATTTCTAAAATTAGTTATTTAGTGTAATAAATTGGTTCAGGTTGTGTTGATATCTGACACATATAAGCTGAAAGGTTCGTTTCCTACATCAGCCACTAATCATTTTCTGTTCTGCCCATTAAAAAGTTCAGtcgtgtgtgttgtgttacaTGTCCACTGAGTTTTGTGTTGTTCCGTTATGATTCCCCACAGttcgtctgactgtgagtcccaacAGATCTCAGTTCTTTAAAgatgagtctgtgtctctgagctgtgaggaggacgacagctctgctggatggacactgaggaggaacacaaccagaCAACAGATGACTCAGTGTGGAGATGGGTGGGGAGAACCAGCTGGTTCTATTTGTAACATGGTCTACATGGATCCActggacagtggagtttactggtgtgagtccagagagggatcaaccagtagcatcatcaacatcactgtctctggtaagatcagactgtggagttagtgttgatgagtctgtgtggaaatggatgaaatgctgtagtttgtctctgtgttgaggtggatcagtgatcctgcagagtcctgtcctccctgtgatggagggacatgatgtcactctgcactgtcaaacaaagagccctccctccaagctcccagctgatttctataaagatggctccctcatcaggactgagcctacaggtcacatgaccatccagcatgttaccaagtctgatgaaggcctctacaagtgtcacatcagcagtcatggagagtctccacccagctggatctctgtcacaggtcaggagggtGAAGACACGTCTTCAGgtaatgtttttgttgcagatGATCCAAAAAACGAAATGAAAATTAAGTTTGAacctaaacaataaaatattttttttcttttattgtaagTGGTTTTAATATTCCTTCATTGTTCCTTTTAGAGAACCCTAATTGAATTTACATGTTCCTCGCGTCTTCCGTTTGTGTCGGCACATGTTGCATTTCTATGTGTTCTGGTTCTGCTAGTGTTCCTGGTTCTGCGGGGGTTACTGGTTCTGCTACTGTTCCTGGTTCTGGTGGCgagaaaatgtgtgtggggGATTTGTAAAGGTGAGGCAGAGATCTCAGAACCTGATTTTCTCAATATCATATATAAACATGATTTACTTATTGTAAAGTTTAGTAGCTTATTAATAGATAAATTAGATGTTTAtggtttaattaaatgaaacagacTCATTTACTGACAGTATTGTGATTCATATTAAAGATAACGATCACGTCGCAGATGGTGACATGAAAATGACAAGTCTACAACAGTCAAGTACAGGTAATGtgtcaaatgttgttttgtaCCCTGTGGTAAATACTGACAGGTCTATAGATGTCCTGCTCATATTCATCCTTGGACgtcaacacaaatgttttcagtctacagcaaaaataaaggaactggaaacgggaaacaaaacaagcaatgtAACTAGGTCAAATCATTTTcccagagagagggagacaaatgGCTAAGTTAACCTTTAACATTACTCAAATCCTGATGCACTTTCTGCTGCAtttgttaaaattaaactgtCTGTTGTCTGATCTGTCTACGACTGAAAGTACTAGCATGTTATTGTTGATTGTTTGTTCAGAATATTACTACCTACATTCTGATTACCACAGTAAAAATAGCTATACTAGCAGTACTGGTATTAGTTACTCGCAGTAATTTAGTCCTTTGTGTGCTTTATTTTCCAGAGTTTTATTCAGtgataagaagaaaaacagagaaataatcTTCAAAGAAGAGAAGATCAGTAGTCGACATCATGGTCCAACATTGGAACAAGAGTCTGCAgccaaagaggaagaagaaactaGTTACTGCTCATTGGTTAGTAAGGAAAAGGTGGTGTTGCTTTGAGTctttgcttaaaaaaaataaaaaaaaaagttttaaagagATATGACGATGAAAGAATAGGTGTCAAAGCTTAAAGAGGAGATGTAAATCTCaaacttaaaattaataatGTAGTGTTTTTGTAATAGTTGCCTGTAAAACCACAGCTGTTAGTTTCGTCCAGTAGTTGCTGAGGTTTCTCACTGTTGTTCGCTCTGCTTCGatgtgtgaaagtgttttcTCTACATAGAGTTGACCACAGTCAACTtgtccagtttgttgtttcaATAAATACTTCAGTAACATGTCAGTTTCTGTCATCAACATCTGCtgatatttagaaaatacctttctaacgtaaaaaaaaaagaaaacattgacagtacagtatttcaattcaattcagttttatttgtagagcgccaatgcacaacagaagtcatctcaaggacctttacagtgtttaaggtttaagaccttacagagaatatttatacaaaaaattatagagaaaacccaacaatcccatttgagcaagctttaggcaacagtggagaggaaaaactccctttagaggaagaaacctccagcagaaccaggctcatagtggacggccatctgcctcgaccggttggggtgagtggaaagagaagagacaaaagaacagcaggcaataaagacaacaacaagcatcaagaacattgggcagatgaactggattctagagatgtacagctccaggccgaggatacctgcagaaaagtacagagagagggagacagagaggaggaaacacaactaaaggagagagaagacacaaagttaatgacatgaaatggtagaattagaatggatagaggagaaaggagagaggagaggagctcagtgtatcagtagaggtcccccagacTAAGCTGAACTAGTctcagcataactaagagatagttcagagtcacctgatccatctctaactataagctttataaaaaaggaaagttttaagtctagtcttaaatgtggagagggtgtctgcctccagaacctgaactgggagctggttccacaggagaggggcttggtagctaaaggctctgcctcccattctacatttggaaattcTGAATATTTATGATCTTCATATGAAGTACTATAGTAGGATTAGTTGTATTAATACTAGTACAACTGTAAACAGTACTGTTATCAGTGGCCTCTGCAGTAATGTCATTACTCAACAGCTTTGCTGTTATTTTCACAGAATGTTATTGATGCATTTGGATTTTTCTGCTCTTGTTGTTGCAGCACTGAGctggtttctctgcagcatcaATAAACTTTGGTCTCACTTGATGTTTTTCTCGTGTGGTTCTGTGGGTTTTACAAAACACTCAGATGGAAAATTTGACCTGTTCTCATGTGGCTGAAGTTGTTATTATTCATAAGTTACCcatgggcggccatctgcctcgaccggctAGGAGAGTGACATAGACTCTGCAGACACAACCATACTTCTTTAATTAGCCAACAGCATTTCTAAATTATACAACAATTAATTCAGATCAAGCAATTTCATTGGTCTAAAGGTGATCCATGAGTGCTGATGAAAAGTCTAACAGAACCAGGACGTTTTACTGCATGTTTCACTTCAAGTTAAATCATGAAACGTCATTTGGAAACAAGGCTGCGAGGTTCAGTGTGATCTTGATTAAATGAATATAGGAATATTCTAGTTCTTTGGTTTAAGAGTGAGACActgtccagcaggtggcagaaGAAGCTTTTAATCTGTGTAGGACACAGACAAGATGATAACAAATTTCAAACTCTGACAATAGTTAATACTTTAGTGGCAAATAACTCtaccaacagtaaaatactgtacattattcaaatgtttaccacaaaataaacacacacacacacacagactgaggtTTACAGTATCACAGAATCACATTCAGGAACTGAGAAAGTAGCAGTCAGTCACAAAGTGGTTGTACCAGTGTGGTGCACGTCCTGTTTAGGTTCAGTGTCCTGCAGAACTCTCCCTTTAAATGTCACTTCATCAGAACAACTTGCTTCATCAACAGGTTTTATAACAGACAACATCACTATACAAGGTGTACTGAATTTTCAAGTGTTATCTGATCACAAAAGCTAATAATAGTCTTACAACTTTGTTCactaataaatataaagtgagtaattcaataaataattaataattagagTGAATTCATTTATATCTCATAGActtttgcctttttctctcATGCTGGCGAATCAGCAGCACCATGTGCAGGGTGGCATTTCCTGGTGGGCCGCTGCATAAACTATCAATGTGACATTCAAGAGAGCtgatgaaagagacagagagaaggtgacagacagagagatagagagatatAGATGTGGTCGTGTTGTTGTGATCGACCCGGTGGAGCTTCTGTGCAGCTTCGCTGTGGTTCTGTGTGACAGTGTTCTCCTCATTAAGACGAGCTCGGTCCACAGGCTTCGTCTGGTTAACGGCAGCAGTGACTGATTCTACGCATTAGCTTCAGTGTAGTTGTAACTACTAAAACTGTAACTgtgcagacagaaaagagaagcagagcagcacaAGCACGAATATAGTCCAGCTTTATTTAGTATAGTGTCTCAACATTTCACTGGTTTCACCACAAAGTCTGTTTATTGAAGAAGTAGGCAGcttaacatactgtaagtgtgaaAACTCAGACGGAGTTTTTGATCGTTATCGACAGAGCTGGGTTAAAAAAGCCCTCCACCACAAGCAGCCGACCAATTTACCTTTACTAAAGTTAGTTGTATTTTCTACCAAGgatctgaatctgaaaacgAGGAACTGATCAGTTAATGTAGCCCCGTCATAGTAACATGAAATGGTACTTAAGTAAACCTACAGTAGTGGGTAAATGTATTATATCATAATGTAATCGTAATAAGATCCAGTGGaggatggaaaataaaaacacagaagctaCTTAACTTATTAATCTTTGGTTTTTTAATGAGTTGACTCAGTTACACGGTTTTACAGCCAGTGTTGACACTGTTGATTCTACTTGGACTATAAGACATTAATAAAGTCATCACAGATTTAAAAtttaacaacagaaacactaCGGACAGATATAAAGTGTAGCTATGATGTTGGTCTGAGTCAGATCACCTGGTTTTTATGACACTTCAGACCTGGATATTATCCAGTGAGAACTGAAACTGACGTCAGCACTCCCACGTTTACACCACAGCTCCAACTCAAATGTCAACAGCTTGATGTAAGAAACTTGAATCTGCACAAATCTTTTCAACGTTTCACAGATTAAAGAGTTGATCTCTTCAGACACAGCTGATGCTTTTCTGTGCAGCGTTCCAGCAGTCGCAGACGTCTCTGCTGTTTATAGTCTGCGGTTACAGTTTAGTCTGTTCGCGTGCACAGCAGACAGGTGTGACTCGGTTAGCCACATCTAAACCGGAACAAGAGCATTTTTCCGTCTGTAAGTAGCTCTGAGAACCacacaagaaaaacagcaaacctAAGTCTCTCAATGTTGCAAAGAAACCAGATCATTAAACAccagtaaaagtagaaataatgAGAACATTTACCacaaaatacatgaaaattTTCCTAGAGTTCATTAAATCTATGAATAATATCACAGGAGAGTGATTTGATTAACTGACATAAAAGataatctttatttctttttctctaaaaCTTTGAAGCGATGTGAGAACATGATAATcaagataaaaatgaatttaacttGGTGTGAAGGGCTCTGAGGTCCAGTTAGACGGGTGAAGGTGTGGAGTGCGGCTGCAGGGATGAGTAGATggtgtctgttgttgttggagcatctgaacaaacacacacagtttgaatcAGATGAGATAAGGTAGAAGAACAACCAGCAGGAAGTGATCAACGTGTGCTAACCTGACTCTCCTCAAGTACCAAGACTGTTTCCCTCAAGAAACCTAAATGTTACGACAGCATGTGTGAACTAGGTCAAGTCGTTTGGTCTTTTTCAGTCTAAACTGTACTTGGTTTGGATCCTTATGTCTTAACTTCTGATGTCGCAGGGGGAGCTGTGAGCGTTCACAAATGAAGAGCAGTGTTACCTTTGATCCGGTTTGATTTGGAGACCATTTGTCTGTATGTTACTTACTGAATTCTTTCATCACTACAGGTGCTGCAACTTTTAGCAGTAGTGATGAAAATATGTGTTATATAGAGATTAAGCAAAGACAGCAGGTTTTTAATGACTGGATGATCACAGAGTTTCTTAAACCTACTGGGCTCAAAAGTGTTGTCACATTTTACCACAAAgtgcaaaacagacaaacacatgtaaGCTGCACATAATCAGCCAAGGAACAATCTGCAGAAGTGAGAAACCTCACGAGCCTCAAACTGCTGCATACTAGAATCGACAGGAAGAAGCTGCTGTTGTGGTTTTacatgtgttaaaataaaatgcaacttATTTACCCAATGGTTAACCAGTGGATCTCATACAAAAGacagtgtgttgctgtgtgaagacacatcctgtgtttGAACAAAGGTTAAAGACTTAAAGATGTAAAATGATCTGACAAAGTTTACAGAAAAGTCAAAGTGGAATCAGTTCTTAAACCCTCATGAATCAGCTGTTGACCCCGTGTGTGTCGTTTGAAGGGGTTCAACCGGGCAgcttaaataatttaaatgctgagaattaataataatcatgatGATTATGATGTCAGAATCACGAATCAGTCACAGGAGACTCTCACTCACTGATGTTTAAAGATTTCTACTGTGAATGTACTTATGTATTTACATTGGTACTTTAAAGTCAAAGATCTGAGTTCTTCTTCCACATTCAGGATTGTGTTAATAGTCATCTCCTATCAAGTGTCAACATTTCCACTCCAGATCATACCTCCTACATGCTGTACCCAGGAATCGACCGCCCCTACATCCTAAAAACAAGGGGCCAGTTCCCAAAGTGAGAACGCACCTGACCTGTACCGTTTCCTGCTGTGAGTTAGAGACGTTGTGTGGAGGGCGTGTGTAAAAAcagctggttttattttgtactgGGCTTAGCTTCTGGTCTTAGCCTCCCTGTTGTGCTAACTCACGCTTGGTTCCCCTCACACCGATCAGCTAACCCACGCATTACTGTGGTTTGcagttttgtctttatgttttttatcaGCCTTTGAACTTTATTTGTACGGAACAAATAATGTTCCATTTTGAACTCTATAGTATGACAATACAAAATccacatgcaaacataaaagaaaagaaaaacatataaatattacCTGTGCTTTGTCTAATTTGCTGCTGTTGATGATTTTCTGTTAGTACTCTGACATCTGTGTAAGATGTGTGATATTCAGCTGCAAAGAACCAAAATGTAGTTTACAgaataataatcataatgaaGATTTGAGTGTggaaatacaaacatacaacataaaATCAACGGGacaacatctgtctgtgtctcacctTTAGATGTTCTTAGAACACATGATGTCTTTAGAAAAACCAGTAACACCAGTAGAGCCAGAAAACAGATGGACGCAACAGAACCAACACAACAGAGAAGAGGGGCTACATGCTGTACCCAGAGACCGCCCCTCCATCCTGAAACCAGCCAGTTCCCAAAGTGAGAACGCACCTGACCTgtgctgtttcctgctgtgagTTACATGGATTATTAAGCAAGTCTGGACAGTGTCagacctgattctccagacGCTGTGTGGAGGGCATGTGTGAAAACggctggttttattttgtactgGTCTCAGCCTCCCTGTTGTGTTAGCTCACGCTTCAATACCCATCACACCGATCAGCTAACCCACACATTGCTGTGGTTTGCAGTTTTATCTTTAGGTCAATGCATTTATTGGTTTGTCCCTCATTAGGAgtaattttctgtttgtcttcttgtttttatgCCCTGTAGATTAGTTCTTTAAATAAACCTGCTGCTTTATCTTACTTCTTCTTCCTGTTAGGGTTATGGGGCCTCCATTTTCACACAAGCCGGGTAATGTAGTTACCATAGCACCCACCACCTTCACCTCACCACTGACTACTTGTTTCACACCGTATCCTTTTGTCATTTTGAGTTCTAAATCACTTGTTTACTTTAATGGTCACTGTGTACGTCGCCCCCTCTTTATGAATAAGATGTCCCCAAGTGAAGGATCGTCAAATTGGGTCCATGTGGTCAGTAGCCTTTTGCTTGCGGTGCTCCAAATATCGGTTGGACAATAGAATAATCTACAAACAATACAGATGGTATATAGGTGCATAGAAACCGACAGCCTCTATGCAAAGTATGAGTGTTTGGTTCCTGCCCCAGTTGTGGTTAGGCAGTTTAGGAGGAAACTAAATGAAGCTAACCGAGTCTCCCAAGAAGATATAGTTctgtacaactaaactgcatCTGGTCAACAATGTTTGGATGATTAAGCTTTGAAtaattttaattacaattaGTTAGATTGTTGCTGCCTAGTAACATGTTCATACTTAACGcaaacattaaatcaaacaaacGTTGAGACtccacacacagtaaatgtacaCAGGCAACAGTGTAGTCCACCAAAAACGTCGGCCtacaacttcctgttttcttttctacacAAATATCTTATCTTGCAGTTCAACATCCAGATTTAGGGCTGTCCAGAGGGCGTGATGAGTGCAGTGTTTGCAGAGGtgatgatttgatgatgatAAACAAAAATAGGAAACTTAAACTAGATGACCACAGAGTTGGTCGACTGTTTCAGATTTGCTACAGGATACAACGTCTTCAACAAAGACAGATCATACAATCTGACACTTCACAAACTACAATGGAGGAACTTTTTTAAGTAGCACGTCTTCAAACATGTACTCTAACATCAAAGTTTCAGTGTAAATGTGGTCTGCGAGGATCAGtttaactgtaataaataaataataatatttcactgtaaaaatcTTGTAGTCCCACAAATTTTGAGGTTATTTGTACCAGCAGCAAAAAATGCCCACCAGTGATTATTACCCTCAAAGGAGGACGTTGGGGTGGATGGATGGTCTAAGAAATCAGAAATCAGAGAACTAAGGAGACTGGAGTTCAGTCCAGTATAAGAAAACGTTCTATTGATGGTATCATTACCAGTAACTTGACCAGTCCAGATATAATTTTTGTCACTAGACAAGTGTTGTGTGAAGCTAAGTAAGCAGCTGGAAAGTGACATTTTTAGTAACCTTACCATGTTTAATTAgtgtctaaacctaaccaagaTTTTTGGCTAATCACAACTAAGT from Anabas testudineus chromosome 18, fAnaTes1.2, whole genome shotgun sequence harbors:
- the LOC113168394 gene encoding Fc receptor-like protein 5, with amino-acid sequence MARTCLHLLLFVISLLSCTMNQVRLTVSPNRSQFFKDESVSLSCEEDDSSAGWTLRRNTTRQQMTQCGDGWGEPAGSICNMVYMDPLDSGVYWCESREGSTSSIINITVSGGSVILQSPVLPVMEGHDVTLHCQTKSPPSKLPADFYKDGSLIRTEPTGHMTIQHVTKSDEGLYKCHISSHGESPPSWISVTGQEGEDTSSVFLVLRGLLVLLLFLVLVARKCVWGICKDNDHVADGDMKMTSLQQSSTEFYSVIRRKTEK